The Euphorbia lathyris chromosome 2, ddEupLath1.1, whole genome shotgun sequence genome includes a window with the following:
- the LOC136216716 gene encoding squamosa promoter-binding-like protein 8: MLEYEWGNPATMMLSGDETNQDPEQTRQMFDHYTSQSFNDNLVQQPNTALFHNPHQVNTFYDPRAFPGASSYASHHHQLLSLDPLHNPGGGGGGGPGPSYFLVPKTEDVSRPAVVDNYTARIGLNLGGRTYFSSAEDDFVNRLYRRSRPVEPGSSNAPRCQAEGCNADLTHAKHYHRRHKVCEFHSKASTVIAAGLTQRFCQQCSRFHLLSEFDNGKRSCRKRLADHNRRRRKSHQINQETHKSQPETGRNSSSENLTRSPSESGGHNNSTSSVTVAISPPRMFIDCFKQRRPYQATASSSSASSSSMFLPTG; encoded by the exons ATGTTGGAATACGAATGGGGAAACCCGGCGACGATGATGTTGTCCGGTGACGAAACGAATCAAGACCCGGAACAAACCCGACAGATGTTCGATCATTACACTTCTCAATCTTTTAATGATAATCTCGTTCAACAACCAAACACTGCCTTATTTCATAACCCTCATCAAGTCAACACATTTTATGACCCACGCGCTTTCCCCGGCGCTTCATCCTACGCGtctcatcatcatcaacttcttTCTCTAGACCCGTTGCATAACCCcggtggtggtggtggagggGGGCCGGGGCCGTCGTACTTCCTTGTGCCGAAGACGGAGGATGTTTCTCGGCCGGCGGTTGTTGATAATTACACGGCGAGAATTGGGTTGAATTTGGGTGGGAGGACTTATTTCTCTTCGGCTGAGGATGATTTTGTGAACCGGTTGTACCGCCGGTCTAGACCGGTTGAACCCGGTTCGAGTAATGCGCCGAGGTGTCAGGCGGAAGGGTGTAATGCCGATCTGACTCATGCTAAGCATTATCACCGGCGACATAAAGTTTGTGAGTTTCACTCGAAAGCTTCTACTGTTATCGCGGCCGGGTTGACTCAGCGATTCTGCCAGCAGTGTAGCAG ATTCCATCTTCTTTCAGAATTCGATAACGGGAAACGGAGTTGCAGAAAGAGGTTAGCTGATCACAACCGCCGTCGCCGGAAATCACACCAGATTAATCAAGAAACTCACAAGTCGCAGCCGGAAACTGGCCGTAATTCTTCGTCGGAAAATCTCACAA GGTCTCCGTCGGAATCGGGAGGACATAATAATTCAACGTCGTCAGTGACAGTCGCGATATCGCCTCCGAGAATGTTTATAGATTGTTTCAAGCAAAGGCGACCATACCAAGCGACGGCATCTTCATCTTCAGCATCATCAAGCTCAATGTTTCTCCCAACAGGGTAA